In Spirobacillus cienkowskii, a genomic segment contains:
- a CDS encoding Rpn family recombination-promoting nuclease/putative transposase — translation MNNIELVDPKYDFVFKMLFGSDPEIFISFVNSVLNLEQSKAIVEVTFINPELNKEAEDDKAIRLDVLAKLADGDLINIEMQMQNHGHYIKRSLYYWSKVYYSQLKQGENYDTLKKTIAIHVLNFSLFKHSKHYHTEAVLMDAENKVQLTDLFSIHYLDLAKLPSGNYNTLEKWLRFLKQPSKEEVLQMNIPAITKAYKQLENMSLDSGVRARYDAKRKFEHDYVTGLDTAREEGKEQGVKEEKINMVKNLLLAGVSLEIIQKTSGLSLSEIKSLQSELNLK, via the coding sequence GTGAATAACATAGAACTCGTTGATCCCAAGTACGATTTTGTTTTTAAAATGCTATTTGGCAGTGACCCCGAAATTTTTATAAGTTTTGTAAATAGTGTTTTAAACTTAGAGCAAAGCAAAGCCATTGTAGAAGTCACGTTTATTAACCCAGAACTCAACAAAGAAGCCGAAGACGATAAAGCCATTCGCCTCGATGTCTTAGCAAAACTTGCCGATGGCGATCTCATTAACATCGAAATGCAAATGCAAAATCATGGCCATTATATTAAAAGAAGTTTGTATTATTGGAGTAAAGTATATTACTCCCAATTAAAACAAGGCGAAAACTACGATACCCTTAAAAAAACGATTGCTATTCATGTGTTAAATTTTAGCTTGTTTAAACACAGCAAACACTATCACACCGAGGCTGTGTTAATGGATGCCGAGAATAAAGTGCAACTTACTGATTTATTTTCTATTCATTATTTAGATCTAGCAAAACTCCCTTCGGGTAACTATAATACCCTAGAAAAATGGTTGCGCTTTTTAAAGCAACCAAGCAAAGAAGAGGTTTTGCAAATGAATATCCCTGCAATTACCAAAGCATACAAACAACTCGAAAACATGAGCCTCGACTCGGGTGTTCGTGCCCGTTACGACGCCAAACGCAAGTTTGAACACGATTATGTCACGGGGCTGGATACGGCTAGGGAAGAGGGCAAAGAACAAGGAGTTAAAGAAGAGAAAATTAATATGGTAAAAAATCTTCTTTTAGCTGGAGTTTCTTTAGAAATTATTCAAAAAACATCTGGGCTATCTCTCAGTGAAATTAAAAGTTTGCAAAGCGAGTTGAATTTAAAATAA
- a CDS encoding 2OG-Fe(II) oxygenase family protein, producing the protein MLAFNHFRADKDTRGTKFHRDSGWVTVLRSTEPGLVALIDEQLYSINPKEDHFIINFGSSIEVLTQAMKTPVRANIHGVVQTVKKFQETNRTSYVVFLDSNLNGQIFRYESGNPITVQTVKEFAIQEVIRTYDDDETKL; encoded by the coding sequence ATGTTAGCATTCAATCATTTTAGGGCAGATAAAGATACTAGAGGAACAAAATTTCATAGAGACTCAGGCTGGGTTACTGTCTTAAGAAGTACGGAACCTGGTTTAGTAGCTTTAATTGACGAGCAATTATATTCAATAAATCCTAAAGAAGACCATTTTATAATTAATTTTGGTAGTTCCATTGAAGTATTAACTCAAGCAATGAAAACCCCAGTAAGAGCTAATATTCATGGAGTAGTTCAAACGGTTAAAAAATTTCAAGAAACAAATCGAACATCTTATGTTGTTTTCCTTGACTCTAATCTAAATGGCCAAATTTTTAGGTACGAATCGGGCAATCCAATTACAGTTCAAACTGTTAAAGAATTTGCAATTCAAGAAGTGATTAGAACATATGATGATGATGAAACCAAATTATAG
- a CDS encoding MFS transporter: MNFKELTYLMVIISIFISSVIETDIYLPALPDMMDYFSQSEETIQKLLIWNFIGFCASGLIYGPISDSFGRKKPLMIALGMFFIGSFITLIADNFEFMLVGRLLQGLGSGGCFTLGTAIIFDIFQEKKAIQALNKINIIVPFIMASAPLLGGYLNQKFGFRSNFLAIFICVSVSFSTCALFLKETLIQNKRIKFNLRTTLINFRRVITCLPFIKLTLIISLLFAGFLVFLSSSALLFVIQFGITKSIYPIFHTSLLLAYLIASLSCDRFITKFGINKVKHLGLYSVVLGGVLLLFVSFFFPKNALLLTIVMLPYAFGFVWTQTPYVTEVMELIPDIKGISASVLTSFRLLITASALGLSSFLYNATIYPVAYIILFFVLLISILIFSYEGYFKSINIISSTRSKEKFRD, from the coding sequence ATGAATTTTAAAGAATTAACATATTTAATGGTGATTATTAGTATTTTTATCTCTTCCGTTATTGAAACAGATATTTATTTACCTGCGTTACCTGATATGATGGATTATTTTTCTCAATCCGAAGAAACTATACAAAAATTATTAATTTGGAATTTCATTGGTTTTTGCGCTTCTGGCCTAATTTATGGTCCAATATCAGACTCATTTGGACGTAAGAAACCTTTAATGATCGCATTAGGAATGTTTTTTATTGGCAGTTTTATTACTCTAATAGCAGATAATTTTGAGTTTATGCTTGTAGGAAGATTACTACAAGGCCTTGGTAGCGGAGGGTGTTTTACTTTAGGAACAGCAATAATTTTTGATATTTTTCAAGAAAAAAAAGCAATTCAAGCTCTTAATAAAATCAATATTATTGTTCCATTTATTATGGCTTCGGCGCCTTTACTTGGAGGTTATTTAAATCAGAAATTTGGTTTCCGCTCTAACTTTTTAGCTATATTTATTTGCGTAAGCGTTAGTTTTTCAACTTGTGCTTTATTTTTGAAAGAAACTTTAATTCAAAATAAAAGAATAAAATTTAACTTGAGAACAACTTTAATCAATTTTAGACGTGTCATTACGTGTTTACCTTTCATTAAATTAACGCTTATAATTAGCTTGTTATTTGCAGGTTTTCTTGTTTTTCTTTCCTCTTCAGCTTTATTATTTGTAATACAATTTGGTATTACAAAAAGCATTTATCCTATTTTCCATACTTCTTTATTACTTGCGTATTTAATTGCAAGCTTAAGCTGTGATCGCTTTATAACAAAGTTTGGTATTAATAAGGTAAAACACTTGGGTCTTTATTCAGTTGTATTAGGTGGAGTTTTACTTTTATTTGTTTCATTTTTTTTCCCTAAAAATGCATTACTTCTTACCATAGTGATGCTTCCTTATGCTTTTGGCTTTGTTTGGACACAAACTCCATACGTAACAGAAGTAATGGAATTGATACCAGATATAAAAGGAATTTCTGCTAGTGTATTAACGAGTTTCAGATTATTAATCACTGCTTCTGCGTTAGGCTTATCATCCTTTTTATATAATGCAACAATTTATCCAGTGGCATACATTATTCTTTTTTTTGTACTCTTAATCTCAATTCTTATTTTTAGTTATGAAGGATATTTCAAAAGTATAAATATTATATCTTCTACCCGAAGTAAAGAAAAATTTAGAGATTAA
- a CDS encoding Rpn family recombination-promoting nuclease/putative transposase, which produces MNNIELVDPKYDFVFKMLFGSDPEIFMSFVNSVLNLEQSKAIVDVTFINPELNKEAEDDKAIRLDVLAKLADGDLINIEMQMQNHGHYIKRSLYYWSKVYYSQLKQGENYDNLKKTIAIHVLNFSLFKHSKHYHTEAVLMDAENKVQLTDLFSIHYLDLAKLPSGNYNTLEKWLRFLKQPSKEEVLQMNIPAITKAYKQLENMSLDSGVRARYDAKRKFEHDYVTGLDTAKEEGREKGDKERSIKTAIKMLQKNKPLDEIVEFTELSLAEIHSIQQELNLK; this is translated from the coding sequence GTGAATAACATAGAACTCGTTGATCCCAAGTACGATTTTGTTTTTAAAATGCTATTTGGTAGTGACCCCGAAATTTTTATGAGTTTTGTAAATAGTGTTTTAAACTTAGAGCAAAGCAAAGCCATTGTAGACGTCACGTTTATTAACCCAGAACTCAACAAAGAAGCCGAAGACGATAAGGCAATTAGGCTCGATGTCTTAGCAAAGCTTGCCGATGGCGATCTCATTAACATCGAAATGCAAATGCAAAATCATGGCCATTATATTAAAAGAAGTTTGTATTATTGGAGTAAGGTTTACTACTCCCAATTAAAACAAGGCGAAAACTACGATAACCTTAAAAAAACCATTGCCATTCATGTATTAAATTTTAGCTTGTTTAAACACAGCAAACACTATCACACCGAGGCTGTGTTAATGGATGCCGAGAATAAAGTGCAACTTACTGATTTATTTTCTATTCATTATTTAGATCTAGCAAAACTCCCTTCGGGTAACTATAATACCCTAGAAAAATGGTTGCGCTTTTTAAAGCAACCAAGCAAAGAAGAGGTTTTGCAAATGAACATTCCTGCAATTACCAAAGCATATAAACAACTCGAAAACATGAGCCTCGACTCGGGTGTTCGTGCCCGTTACGACGCCAAACGTAAGTTTGAACACGATTATGTCACGGGGCTTGATACGGCTAAAGAAGAAGGGCGTGAAAAGGGTGATAAAGAAAGAAGTATAAAAACAGCAATAAAAATGCTCCAAAAAAACAAACCACTCGATGAAATTGTAGAATTTACAGAATTATCTCTTGCAGAAATTCATAGTATACAGCAAGAACTCAATTTAAAATAA
- a CDS encoding GNAT family N-acetyltransferase: protein MSYNIVFDKSRKQDVIFEKIFKYGILNKYHVDRVDYNTYWEIYETEFAEQHSSELTFIHEGLLSSKEKELYLEYNHPQISNFLVVKDNNKIIALFRSEQKEENLYYMRHAMVNKNYRRQGIYNDYLTKVIQYAKEMGFSQIVSCFVAANNVIHQAKVKKEFYVSSFEIHPEYGNIIWLTHFLNDDLKKAFYFRSGMVEFSKKLFQNSEGNANNLLNKILKSSQ from the coding sequence ATGAGTTATAATATAGTTTTTGATAAATCACGAAAACAAGATGTGATTTTTGAAAAAATATTTAAATATGGAATTCTCAATAAATATCATGTTGATCGAGTTGATTACAATACCTATTGGGAAATTTATGAGACAGAATTTGCAGAGCAGCATAGTAGTGAATTGACTTTTATACATGAAGGGCTTTTAAGTAGCAAAGAAAAAGAATTATACTTGGAGTATAATCATCCGCAAATTTCAAACTTTTTAGTTGTCAAAGACAACAATAAAATTATTGCACTATTTAGAAGTGAACAAAAAGAAGAAAATTTATACTATATGCGTCATGCAATGGTCAATAAAAATTATCGCAGACAAGGCATATATAATGATTATTTAACCAAGGTTATTCAATATGCAAAAGAAATGGGTTTTTCTCAAATTGTAAGCTGTTTTGTTGCGGCAAATAATGTGATTCATCAGGCAAAAGTTAAAAAAGAATTTTATGTTTCATCCTTTGAAATTCATCCCGAATACGGAAATATAATTTGGCTTACTCATTTTTTAAATGATGATTTAAAAAAAGCATTTTACTTTAGGTCTGGAATGGTTGAATTTTCTAAAAAATTATTTCAAAACTCTGAAGGCAATGCAAACAATTTATTAAATAAAATTTTAAAATCGAGTCAGTAA
- a CDS encoding D-Ala-D-Ala carboxypeptidase family metallohydrolase, whose amino-acid sequence MRLSQNFTLDEFVQSSTAKKLNIDNTPSRESIENLKIMCDRLLEPLRKNIGCPIIILSGYRCPKLNKAVGGTEKSQHQEGKAADIKVLNLNNLKLYQKIQTDHEFDQLILENCYDPYFYSGWVHVSWNGVKNRNKSFIFDCL is encoded by the coding sequence ATGAGGTTAAGTCAAAATTTTACGTTAGATGAATTTGTGCAATCATCAACAGCAAAAAAATTAAATATTGATAATACCCCGAGCAGAGAAAGCATTGAAAATTTAAAAATAATGTGTGATCGACTCTTAGAACCTTTGCGTAAAAATATTGGTTGTCCAATTATTATTCTTTCTGGTTATCGATGTCCTAAACTAAACAAAGCTGTGGGGGGTACAGAAAAAAGTCAACATCAGGAAGGTAAGGCTGCAGACATTAAAGTTTTAAATTTAAATAACTTAAAATTATATCAAAAAATTCAAACTGATCACGAGTTTGATCAGTTAATTTTAGAAAATTGTTACGATCCATACTTTTATTCTGGTTGGGTGCATGTCAGTTGGAATGGTGTCAAAAATCGTAATAAATCTTTTATATTTGATTGCCTATGA
- a CDS encoding IS982 family transposase: MDWQSQLITVYLTTCDFFSQLSPTSFLKISPNSNPSFTDQEVTTIYIFGVLMKQKNIKAIFNFTKNFIPNWFPHLPSYEGFLSRLNSLSKLFPELANFILKNNKFKIPKTKSKPFILIDSLPIILTTGFRAHKCNTANDISAIGYCSSKDKFYYGLKLHLAALFQNKKLAAPIDFKITPAATHDLTAVKNDLLNFKHSQIFADRAYCDKSTKKNLNQINSKLHTPIKLSRNKKTLSSDEKVYSKSVSSIRQSIEILFNWLIESSGIQIASKVRSTKGLIVHVFGRFSACLFNYLFKF; the protein is encoded by the coding sequence ATGGACTGGCAGAGCCAACTCATCACTGTATACCTTACTACCTGCGATTTCTTTTCTCAACTCTCTCCAACCTCTTTTTTAAAAATTAGTCCAAACTCAAATCCCTCGTTCACAGACCAAGAAGTCACCACTATTTACATCTTTGGAGTTTTAATGAAACAAAAAAATATAAAAGCTATTTTTAACTTCACTAAAAATTTTATTCCAAACTGGTTTCCTCACTTGCCTTCTTATGAAGGATTTTTGTCAAGACTTAATAGCTTAAGTAAACTCTTTCCTGAACTTGCAAACTTTATTTTAAAAAATAATAAATTTAAAATCCCTAAAACAAAATCCAAACCTTTTATTCTTATTGACTCTTTACCTATTATACTCACAACTGGTTTTCGGGCGCACAAGTGCAATACTGCAAACGATATTTCTGCTATTGGCTATTGCTCTTCAAAAGATAAATTTTACTATGGGTTAAAACTTCATCTCGCTGCTTTGTTTCAAAATAAAAAACTTGCCGCACCTATTGATTTTAAAATCACACCCGCCGCAACTCACGACTTAACTGCTGTTAAGAATGATCTTTTAAACTTCAAACATTCGCAAATCTTTGCCGATCGTGCTTACTGTGACAAATCAACTAAAAAAAACTTGAATCAAATAAACTCTAAATTACACACACCAATTAAACTCTCTCGGAATAAAAAAACTCTTTCTAGTGATGAGAAAGTTTATTCTAAATCTGTTAGCTCTATTCGGCAGTCCATTGAAATCCTTTTTAACTGGTTAATTGAATCCAGCGGTATTCAAATCGCATCAAAAGTTCGATCGACTAAAGGCCTTATCGTCCATGTTTTCGGACGATTTTCTGCCTGCCTGTTTAACTACTTATTCAAATTCTAA
- a CDS encoding sterol desaturase family protein, translating into MVEKVMLYLNIISYILFFIFIFIEYKVSKNKKNNFYEKHDTMFNIGTGIFYVIFPVIIVSTIILFMYEIFSQFSFFQMPGVWSALVTGETTYWWAFVLLIFVDDFCYYWFHRISHVSRCLWCIHEVHHSSKEYNLTVFLRASFIDYAPQGLFYIPVFLLGFRLEDVLFQMSLNFIYQFWLHTKFTNRIYILDYIFNTPSHHRVHHAKNIAYLDKNYGGIFIIWDKIFGTFAKEEEKVEYGVLHDLQTKNWFKLNFDHFKLMYKDSLKTKNIFYKILYFIHAPGWSHDGSSKTTKQMQKEYFNNNQQNKNINENNNILQKIG; encoded by the coding sequence ATGGTAGAAAAAGTTATGTTATACTTAAACATAATTAGCTATATTTTGTTCTTTATATTTATTTTTATTGAATATAAAGTTTCTAAAAATAAGAAAAATAATTTTTATGAAAAACATGATACTATGTTTAATATTGGAACTGGAATATTTTATGTAATTTTTCCTGTCATCATTGTATCAACAATTATATTATTTATGTACGAAATATTTTCACAATTTTCGTTCTTTCAAATGCCAGGGGTGTGGAGTGCTTTAGTTACAGGAGAAACAACATATTGGTGGGCATTTGTTTTACTAATATTTGTAGATGATTTTTGTTATTACTGGTTTCATAGAATTTCCCATGTTAGCCGTTGTTTGTGGTGTATTCATGAAGTGCACCATTCTTCTAAAGAGTATAACTTAACTGTATTTTTGCGAGCGTCGTTTATTGATTATGCGCCTCAAGGATTATTTTATATTCCTGTATTTTTGCTCGGGTTTAGACTAGAAGATGTGCTATTTCAAATGTCGCTTAATTTTATTTATCAATTTTGGTTGCATACAAAATTTACAAATAGAATTTATATATTAGATTATATTTTTAATACTCCAAGTCATCATAGAGTGCATCATGCTAAAAATATTGCTTACCTCGATAAAAATTATGGCGGTATTTTTATAATTTGGGATAAAATTTTTGGCACATTTGCTAAAGAAGAAGAAAAAGTGGAATATGGCGTATTGCATGATTTACAGACTAAAAATTGGTTTAAGTTAAATTTTGATCATTTTAAATTAATGTATAAAGACTCTTTAAAAACAAAAAATATTTTTTATAAAATATTGTACTTTATTCATGCTCCAGGTTGGAGCCATGACGGTAGTTCTAAAACTACCAAACAAATGCAAAAAGAATATTTTAATAATAACCAGCAGAATAAAAATATAAACGAAAATAATAATATTTTACAAAAAATTGGATAA
- a CDS encoding TM2 domain-containing protein, with translation MSEINTSLHKNKNNKYCTDCGQTILANAEICPFCGCRQIYPTSFATGRNRIAAALFAFLLGGLGVHKFYLGKIGLGILYLIFAWTFIPTILAFIEGVLFLLMSDEQFYEKYSK, from the coding sequence ATGTCAGAAATAAACACATCGTTGCACAAAAATAAAAATAATAAATACTGTACAGATTGTGGCCAAACAATTTTAGCAAATGCAGAAATTTGTCCTTTTTGTGGATGCAGGCAAATTTATCCCACAAGTTTTGCAACCGGTAGAAATAGAATAGCGGCAGCGCTTTTTGCTTTTTTACTTGGTGGGCTAGGGGTACATAAATTTTATTTGGGTAAAATTGGATTGGGCATCTTGTATTTAATCTTTGCTTGGACTTTTATTCCTACAATACTGGCATTTATAGAAGGTGTCTTATTTTTATTAATGTCTGATGAGCAATTTTATGAAAAATATTCAAAATAA
- the orn gene encoding oligoribonuclease, translating to MKYLFWIDMEMSGLNHTTDRILEVALLVTDLSMNIVKEYEAIVYQDQAVLGAMDEWCTEHHGKSGLTAKVPNGLPEAEVEKQLIKIFQEFSAGERALLAGNSIGQDRKFIDQWMPKFSALLHYRMLDVSSFKILFESVYNKKFEKKHKHRAVDDIIESINELKFYMQFINIEGK from the coding sequence ATGAAATACTTATTTTGGATTGATATGGAGATGTCCGGATTAAACCACACCACAGATCGCATACTAGAGGTTGCCTTGTTGGTAACAGATCTTTCGATGAATATTGTTAAAGAGTACGAGGCTATAGTATATCAAGATCAGGCTGTATTGGGTGCTATGGATGAGTGGTGCACTGAGCATCATGGCAAAAGTGGTTTAACTGCAAAAGTTCCTAATGGGTTGCCCGAAGCAGAAGTAGAAAAACAGCTTATTAAAATTTTTCAAGAATTTTCTGCAGGAGAGCGTGCTTTGTTAGCTGGAAATTCAATTGGTCAAGATAGAAAATTTATTGATCAATGGATGCCTAAGTTTTCTGCTCTTTTGCATTACCGTATGCTCGATGTTTCTAGCTTTAAAATTTTGTTTGAAAGTGTTTATAACAAAAAATTTGAAAAAAAACATAAACACAGAGCAGTCGATGATATTATTGAATCTATTAATGAACTTAAGTTTTATATGCAGTTTATCAATATCGAAGGCAAATAA
- a CDS encoding valine--tRNA ligase: MTKFEAFTKAFDPANTEPRLRNYWDKNSFYQSKRNANKKPYTIVMPPPNVTGDLTMGHMMFTLQDILIRWHRAKGYEACWIPGTDHASIATEAKVTKMLSEMGISKKEIGREKFLEHAWEWKQKYGSRIEDSLKTLGISCDWSRNTFTMDKKYSQAVMKAIVKLYHDGLIYKSHRLVNWCPVSQSVISDEEVIPEERNGSLWHIRYVVEDNPKEFLVVATTRPETLFGDLALAVHPSDDRYAHFIGKNVIVPVCNRKIPVIADHYVEKEFGTGIVKITPAHDMNDFEVGKRHNLGLLNIMHPDARLNDNVPENYRGLDRYVARKQLVAELHEIGLLDKIEPHKLVVGISERGNVPIEYYLSEQWYIKMDKFAELTLNATRSGRLKLIPAHQEKTWEHWLTNIQDWCISRQLWWGHRLPMYTCNQCSHVHCEELAPLKCKKCEHPELTQDSDVLDTWASSWLWPFGVHNWANPSEEEKLDLEYYYPTKVIVTGADIIFFWIARMVMAGEYFTGETPFQHCYFTPIVRDSVGRKMSKSLGNSPDVAGIMAKYGTDAMRFSLVNQIVTGQDIFWSDSCCELGKTFANKIWNAARFLTMQAEKLNINPAHYCFEQLKNKSSDVINGWITSEFFDVVRKVHDNVSRYEFSQYTSTMYEFVWMTYCDWFVELLKPRLADNNNQPLAKETLELAFQVFDGILRLLHPTMPFITEEIWQQLNSERDGKTLGFEKLPEPTSTMIDENAIVHMREVQSVVIAVRAIRGKFNIHPATELTVYLKDAASRFGNLIAQMEALAKAKFHFSSEQQGFCAPTCVNGLEIFVSLEGLVDRNAEKERLLKKIEKINNTIAGIEKRLSNKEFTNGAPAHILEGAKKQLLDNQKELAMLQESLKLLQHG, translated from the coding sequence GTGACAAAATTTGAAGCTTTTACAAAAGCCTTCGATCCCGCAAATACAGAACCAAGATTAAGAAATTACTGGGATAAAAATAGCTTTTACCAATCTAAACGCAATGCAAACAAAAAGCCTTATACCATAGTGATGCCTCCTCCAAACGTCACGGGCGACCTTACAATGGGTCATATGATGTTTACGCTACAAGATATTTTAATCCGCTGGCATCGAGCTAAAGGGTATGAGGCATGTTGGATTCCGGGGACAGATCATGCAAGCATTGCCACAGAAGCCAAGGTTACAAAAATGCTTTCAGAAATGGGCATTTCTAAAAAAGAAATTGGCCGCGAAAAATTTTTGGAACATGCTTGGGAATGGAAACAAAAATACGGTTCACGCATAGAAGACAGTCTCAAAACCTTAGGGATTAGCTGCGATTGGTCGCGTAATACGTTCACAATGGATAAAAAATATTCGCAAGCTGTGATGAAAGCAATTGTAAAGCTTTATCACGATGGACTTATTTATAAAAGTCACCGTCTTGTCAATTGGTGTCCAGTTAGCCAGTCTGTTATTTCTGACGAAGAGGTGATTCCAGAAGAACGCAATGGATCGCTGTGGCATATTCGTTACGTTGTAGAAGACAATCCTAAAGAGTTTTTGGTTGTTGCCACAACGCGTCCAGAAACTTTATTTGGTGATTTGGCGTTAGCAGTGCATCCAAGCGATGATCGCTATGCACATTTTATTGGTAAAAATGTTATAGTTCCTGTTTGTAACCGTAAAATTCCTGTTATTGCCGATCATTATGTTGAAAAAGAATTTGGTACTGGAATAGTTAAAATCACTCCTGCTCACGATATGAACGACTTTGAGGTTGGAAAACGACACAACCTCGGTTTACTTAATATTATGCATCCCGATGCTCGCTTAAACGATAACGTTCCCGAAAATTATAGAGGGCTCGATCGTTATGTTGCACGCAAACAACTTGTTGCAGAATTGCACGAAATTGGTTTGCTCGATAAAATTGAGCCCCATAAACTTGTTGTGGGTATTTCTGAGCGCGGTAATGTGCCAATTGAGTATTATTTAAGTGAACAATGGTACATTAAAATGGATAAATTCGCAGAATTAACTCTTAATGCTACCCGTTCGGGGCGGTTAAAATTAATTCCTGCGCATCAAGAAAAAACCTGGGAACATTGGCTCACAAATATTCAAGACTGGTGCATTTCTCGCCAATTATGGTGGGGGCACCGCTTGCCAATGTACACGTGCAATCAATGTTCGCATGTGCATTGCGAAGAACTGGCACCATTAAAATGTAAAAAATGTGAACATCCAGAACTCACTCAAGATTCTGATGTTCTTGATACCTGGGCAAGTTCTTGGCTTTGGCCTTTTGGAGTGCATAATTGGGCAAATCCGTCAGAAGAAGAAAAGCTAGATCTAGAATATTATTATCCAACTAAAGTTATTGTTACTGGTGCAGATATTATTTTCTTTTGGATAGCGCGTATGGTGATGGCTGGAGAATATTTTACAGGGGAAACTCCATTTCAACACTGTTACTTTACTCCAATTGTACGCGATTCTGTTGGTCGTAAAATGAGTAAGTCTCTTGGCAATTCTCCTGATGTTGCCGGTATTATGGCAAAATATGGCACCGATGCTATGCGCTTTTCGCTGGTAAATCAAATTGTCACTGGGCAAGATATATTTTGGAGTGATTCGTGTTGCGAACTTGGTAAAACATTTGCAAACAAAATATGGAATGCGGCAAGATTTCTTACAATGCAAGCAGAAAAATTAAATATAAATCCTGCGCATTATTGTTTTGAGCAACTTAAAAATAAATCATCAGATGTGATTAATGGCTGGATTACCAGTGAGTTTTTTGATGTGGTTCGTAAAGTTCATGATAATGTGTCTCGCTATGAATTTTCTCAATACACAAGCACAATGTATGAGTTTGTATGGATGACGTATTGTGATTGGTTTGTAGAGCTATTAAAGCCTCGCTTGGCAGATAATAATAACCAACCACTTGCAAAAGAAACATTAGAATTGGCATTTCAAGTTTTTGATGGAATTTTACGTTTACTGCATCCAACTATGCCATTTATTACCGAAGAAATTTGGCAACAACTTAACAGTGAGCGTGATGGCAAAACGTTAGGGTTTGAAAAATTGCCAGAACCTACATCAACTATGATTGATGAAAACGCAATTGTGCATATGCGCGAAGTGCAGTCTGTCGTCATTGCTGTAAGAGCAATTCGGGGTAAATTTAATATTCACCCAGCAACAGAATTAACTGTTTACTTAAAAGATGCAGCATCTCGTTTTGGTAATTTAATTGCGCAAATGGAAGCATTGGCAAAAGCGAAGTTTCATTTTTCTTCTGAGCAACAAGGTTTTTGTGCCCCAACTTGTGTTAATGGCTTAGAGATTTTTGTAAGTTTAGAAGGCTTGGTAGATAGAAATGCAGAAAAAGAGAGACTTCTCAAAAAAATAGAAAAAATAAATAATACCATTGCCGGAATAGAAAAGCGTCTTAGCAATAAAGAGTTTACCAATGGAGCGCCCGCTCATATTTTAGAAGGTGCAAAAAAACAGTTGCTCGATAATCAAAAAGAACTTGCGATGTTGCAAGAGTCGTTAAAATTACTGCAACACGGGTGA